A portion of the Glycine max cultivar Williams 82 chromosome 10, Glycine_max_v4.0, whole genome shotgun sequence genome contains these proteins:
- the LOC100805371 gene encoding phosphatidylinositol 4-phosphate 5-kinase 9 isoform X1, producing the protein MSGPVATVDNLDGALSCAERTKSLDAISEIDHLSIFTNGEAGHSSEVAGFRVGELSLPNGESYSGSLLGNIPEGQGKYVWPDGCVYEGEWRRGMRNGYGKIQWPSGVMYDGEFSGGYIHGTGTYIGPDNLTYKGRWRLNVKHGLGYQVYPNGDIFEGSWIQGTPEGPGKYTWANGNVYLGNMKGGRMSGKGTLTWVSGDSFEGSWLNGMMHGLGAYTWSDGGCYVGTWTRGLKDGKGTFYPRGSCLPSAQEIYLNALRKRGLLPDLRKQKQIHIHHAASVDMGDVKVGESQRSNRVSSDKLAKGNLLNLEQSRSKNISLERRWSLEVSIEKVIGHDSRLGSTDSVAENGDKVPILEREYMQGVLISELVLNNSFSSMSRRAKQLQKKLAKEIKRPGEAIIKGHRSYDLMLSLQLGIRYTVGKITPIQRREVRASDFGPRASFWMNFPKEGSQLTPPHQSEGFKWKDYCPMVFRNLRELFKIDAADYMMSICGNDALRELSSPGKSGSVFFLSQDDRFMIKTLRRSEVKVLLRMLPDYHHHVKTYDNTLITKFFGLHRIIPSSGQKFRFVVMGNMFCTELRIHRRYDLKGSSLGRSSDKIEIDENTTLKDLDLNYCFYLEPSWQESLLKQIEIDSKFLELQQIMDYSLLLGVHYRAPQQLHPYNQNRTADGLPILAEEDPLEDEGSNYPQGLVLVPRGTDDDSVVVGSHIRGSRLRASAAGDEEVDLLLPGTARLQIQLGVNMPARAEQIPGKEEMQMFHEAYDVVLYLGIIDILQEYNMTKKIEHAYKSIQFDSLSISAVDPTFYSRRFLDFIQKVFPPHEMAG; encoded by the exons ATGTCTGGCCCTGTGGCCACAGTTGATAATTTGGATGGAGCACTTTCTTGTGCAGAGAGAACAAAATCTCTTGATGCCATTTCTGAAATAGATCATTTATCTATATTTACAAACGGTGAAGCTGGTCATTCCTCTGAAGTTGCTGGATTTAGAGTAGGGGAACTCTCACTTCCTAATGGAGAATCATATTCTGGGTCCCTTCTTGGTAACATTCCAGAGGGTCAAGGTAAGTATGTATGGCCAGATGGTTGTGTATACGAGGGTGAGTGGAGACGAGGGATGAGAAATGGATATGGGAAAATACAATGGCCTTCTGGAGTAATGTATGATGGTGAGTTCTCAGGTGGCTATATCCATGGTACAGGAACATATATTGGCCCTGATAATCTGACCTACAAAGGTCGGTGGCGATTAAATGTTAAACATGGGTTGGGTTATCAAGTTTATCCAAATGGAGATATATTTGAAGGCTCTTGGATTCAAGGAACACCTGAGGGGCCAGGCAAGTATACCTGGGCCAACGGAAATGTATATTTGGGAAATATGAAAGGTGGGAGAATGTCAGGAAAAGGAACTCTCACCTGGGTAAGTGGGGACTCATTTGAAGGAAGCTGGTTAAATGGCATGATGCATGGGCTTGGGGCATATACATGGAGTGATGGAGGCTGCTATGTTGGGACTTGGACACGGGGTCTAAAAGATGGCAAAGGAACCTTCTATCCGAGAGGTAGCTGTCTTCCATCTGCACAAGAAATATATCTCAATGCATTGAGAAAAAGAGGGCTGTTGCCAGATTTGAGAAAACAGAAACAGATACATATTCATCATGCTGCTTCAGTTGATATGGGAGATGTCAAGGTTGGTGAAAGTCAGAGATCAAATCGTGTTTCATCTGATAAGCTCGCCAAAGGAAACTTGTTAAATCTGGAACAATCTCGTAGCAAAAATATTTCTCTCGAAAGGCGCTGGAGTCTTGAGGTATCTATTGAGAAAGTGATTGGGCATGATTCAAGATTAGGATCAACAGATTCTGTAGCAGAAAATGGAGATAAAGTCCCAATTTTGGAACGCGAGTATATGCAAGGTGTGTTAATAAGtgaattagttttaaataatagtttttcATCAATGTCTAGAAGGGCAAAACAGCTCCAAAAAAAACTTgccaaagaaattaaaagaccTGGTGAAGCAATCATTAAAGGTCACCGGAGCTATGATCTGATGCTTAGTTTGCAGCTCGGAATAAG GTATACTGTGGGGAAGATTACCCCAATACAGAGACGAGAAGTTCGAGCATCAGATTTTGGTCCTAGAGCAAGCTTTTGGATGAATTTTCCTAAAGAAGGTTCTCAATTGACACCTCCTCATCAATCAGAGGGTTTTAAATGGAAAGATTACTGCCCTATGGTGTTCAG AAATTTGAGAGAGTTGTTCAAGATTGATGCTGCTGACTATATGATGTCCATTTGTGGAAATGATGCTCTGAGGGAACTTTCTTCTCCAGGGAAAAGTGGTAGTGTCTTTTTCCTGTCTCAAGATGATCGATTCATGATTAAGACACTGCGAAGATCTGAAGTGaag GTTCTTCTAAGAATGCTTCCAGACTATCATCACCATGTGAAGACATATGATAATACACTTATCACAAAATTTTTTGGTCTGCACAGGATTATACCTTCGAGTGGTCAAAAG TTTCGCTTTGTCGTGATGGGAAATATGTTCTGCACAGAATTAAGGATCCATAGGAGATATGATTTGAAAGGTTCATCTCTTGGACGTTCTTCGGACAAGATAGAAATTGATGAAAACACCACTCTTAAAGATTTGGATCTGAACTACTGCTTTTACTTGGAACCATCTTGGCAGGAGTCTTTATTGAA GCAGATTGAGATTGACAGCAAGTTTTTGGAATTACAACAGATAATGGATTACAGCCTCCTCCTAGGTGTTCATTATCGAGCTCCCCAGCAGCTGCATCCATACAACCAAAATAGAACTGCAGATGGATTGCCAATTCTTGCAGAGGAAG ACCCTCTAGAGGATGAAGGATCCAACTATCCACAAGGCCTTGTTCTGGTCCCTCGGGGTACAGATGATGATAGTGTTGTTGTAGGGTCACACATTAGGGGTAGCAGATTGCGAGCTTCGGCTGCTGGGGATGAGGAGGTGGATCTACTTCTACCCGGTACAGCAAG ACTACAAATCCAGCTAGGTGTGAACATGCCAGCGAGGGCAGAACAGATTCCAGGAAAAGAGGAAATGCAAATGTTCCATGAGGCTTATGATGTCGTACTTTACCTGGGTATAATTGACATATTGCAAGAGTACAACATGACTAAGAAGATTGAACATGCATACAAATCAATTCAGTTCGATTCATTGTCTATCTCGGCAGTGGATCCAACATTCTACTCGCGTCGCTTCCtggattttattcagaaagtgtTCCCACCACATGAAATGGCAGGATAA
- the LOC100807498 gene encoding ras-related protein RABC2a, giving the protein MNSSSGQSSGYDLSFKILLIGDSAVGKSSLLVSFISNSAEDIAPTIGVDFKIKMLTVGGKRLKLTIWDTAGQERFRTLTSSYYRGAQGIILVYDVTRRDTFTNLSEVWSKEVELYSTNQNCVKMLVGNKVDRDSERVVSKEEGLALAEELGCLFFECSAKTRENVERCFEELALKIMEVPSLLEEGSTAVKRNILKQQQEQPQASEFGGCCS; this is encoded by the exons ATGAATTCTTCTTCTGGTCAGAGCAGTGGCTATGATCTCTCCTTCAAGATCTTGCTGATCGGTGACTCTGCTGTGGGAAAAAGTAGCCTCCTTGTTAGCTTCATCTCCAATTCTGCTGAAGATATTGCCCCCACAATTG GTGTTGATTTTAAGATCAAGATGCTCACTGTAGGAGGGAAGAGATTGAAACTAACTATTTGGGACACTG CTGGACAGGAAAGGTTCAGAACGCTAACTAGTTCTTACTATAGAGGAGCGCAAGGAATCATTCTTG tttatgaTGTAACGAGAAGAGACACCTTCACAAACTTATCAGAAGTGTGGTCTAAAGAAGTGGAACTCTATTCAACTAATCAGAATTGCGTGAAGATGCTAGTTGGAAATAAAGTTGATAGA GATTCTGAAAGGGTTGTGAGCAAAGAAGAGGGTTTAGCACTTGCCGAGGAGTTGggatgtttgttttttgaatgtaGTGCCAAAACTCGAGAAAATGTGGAGCGGTGCTTCGAGGAACTTGCACTGAAG ATAATGGAAGTTCCTAGTCTTTTGGAAGAAGGATCTACAGCAGTAAAAAGGAATATTCTAAAGCAACAACAGGAACAACCCCAAGCATCCGAATTTGGTGGTTGTTGCTCTTAA
- the LOC100805371 gene encoding phosphatidylinositol 4-phosphate 5-kinase 9 isoform X2 — protein MSGPVATVDNLDGALSCAERTKSLDAISEIDHLSIFTNGEAGHSSEVAGFRVGELSLPNGESYSGSLLGNIPEGQGKYVWPDGCVYEGEWRRGMRNGYGKIQWPSGVMYDGEFSGGYIHGTGTYIGPDNLTYKGRWRLNVKHGLGYQVYPNGDIFEGSWIQGTPEGPGKYTWANGNVYLGNMKGGRMSGKGTLTWVSGDSFEGSWLNGMMHGLGAYTWSDGGCYVGTWTRGLKDGKGTFYPRGSCLPSAQEIYLNALRKRGLLPDLRKQKQIHIHHAASVDMGDVKVGESQRSNRVSSDKLAKGNLLNLEQSRSKNISLERRWSLEVSIEKVIGHDSRLGSTDSVAENGDKVPILEREYMQGVLISELVLNNSFSSMSRRAKQLQKKLAKEIKRPGEAIIKGHRSYDLMLSLQLGIRYTVGKITPIQRREVRASDFGPRASFWMNFPKEGSQLTPPHQSEGFKWKDYCPMVFRNLRELFKIDAADYMMSICGNDALRELSSPGKSGSVFFLSQDDRFMIKTLRRSEVKVLLRMLPDYHHHVKTYDNTLITKFFGLHRIIPSSGQKFRFVVMGNMFCTELRIHRRYDLKGSSLGRSSDKIEIDENTTLKDLDLNYCFYLEPSWQESLLKQIEIDSKFLELQQIMDYSLLLGVHYRAPQQLHPYNQNRTADGLPILAEEGA, from the exons ATGTCTGGCCCTGTGGCCACAGTTGATAATTTGGATGGAGCACTTTCTTGTGCAGAGAGAACAAAATCTCTTGATGCCATTTCTGAAATAGATCATTTATCTATATTTACAAACGGTGAAGCTGGTCATTCCTCTGAAGTTGCTGGATTTAGAGTAGGGGAACTCTCACTTCCTAATGGAGAATCATATTCTGGGTCCCTTCTTGGTAACATTCCAGAGGGTCAAGGTAAGTATGTATGGCCAGATGGTTGTGTATACGAGGGTGAGTGGAGACGAGGGATGAGAAATGGATATGGGAAAATACAATGGCCTTCTGGAGTAATGTATGATGGTGAGTTCTCAGGTGGCTATATCCATGGTACAGGAACATATATTGGCCCTGATAATCTGACCTACAAAGGTCGGTGGCGATTAAATGTTAAACATGGGTTGGGTTATCAAGTTTATCCAAATGGAGATATATTTGAAGGCTCTTGGATTCAAGGAACACCTGAGGGGCCAGGCAAGTATACCTGGGCCAACGGAAATGTATATTTGGGAAATATGAAAGGTGGGAGAATGTCAGGAAAAGGAACTCTCACCTGGGTAAGTGGGGACTCATTTGAAGGAAGCTGGTTAAATGGCATGATGCATGGGCTTGGGGCATATACATGGAGTGATGGAGGCTGCTATGTTGGGACTTGGACACGGGGTCTAAAAGATGGCAAAGGAACCTTCTATCCGAGAGGTAGCTGTCTTCCATCTGCACAAGAAATATATCTCAATGCATTGAGAAAAAGAGGGCTGTTGCCAGATTTGAGAAAACAGAAACAGATACATATTCATCATGCTGCTTCAGTTGATATGGGAGATGTCAAGGTTGGTGAAAGTCAGAGATCAAATCGTGTTTCATCTGATAAGCTCGCCAAAGGAAACTTGTTAAATCTGGAACAATCTCGTAGCAAAAATATTTCTCTCGAAAGGCGCTGGAGTCTTGAGGTATCTATTGAGAAAGTGATTGGGCATGATTCAAGATTAGGATCAACAGATTCTGTAGCAGAAAATGGAGATAAAGTCCCAATTTTGGAACGCGAGTATATGCAAGGTGTGTTAATAAGtgaattagttttaaataatagtttttcATCAATGTCTAGAAGGGCAAAACAGCTCCAAAAAAAACTTgccaaagaaattaaaagaccTGGTGAAGCAATCATTAAAGGTCACCGGAGCTATGATCTGATGCTTAGTTTGCAGCTCGGAATAAG GTATACTGTGGGGAAGATTACCCCAATACAGAGACGAGAAGTTCGAGCATCAGATTTTGGTCCTAGAGCAAGCTTTTGGATGAATTTTCCTAAAGAAGGTTCTCAATTGACACCTCCTCATCAATCAGAGGGTTTTAAATGGAAAGATTACTGCCCTATGGTGTTCAG AAATTTGAGAGAGTTGTTCAAGATTGATGCTGCTGACTATATGATGTCCATTTGTGGAAATGATGCTCTGAGGGAACTTTCTTCTCCAGGGAAAAGTGGTAGTGTCTTTTTCCTGTCTCAAGATGATCGATTCATGATTAAGACACTGCGAAGATCTGAAGTGaag GTTCTTCTAAGAATGCTTCCAGACTATCATCACCATGTGAAGACATATGATAATACACTTATCACAAAATTTTTTGGTCTGCACAGGATTATACCTTCGAGTGGTCAAAAG TTTCGCTTTGTCGTGATGGGAAATATGTTCTGCACAGAATTAAGGATCCATAGGAGATATGATTTGAAAGGTTCATCTCTTGGACGTTCTTCGGACAAGATAGAAATTGATGAAAACACCACTCTTAAAGATTTGGATCTGAACTACTGCTTTTACTTGGAACCATCTTGGCAGGAGTCTTTATTGAA GCAGATTGAGATTGACAGCAAGTTTTTGGAATTACAACAGATAATGGATTACAGCCTCCTCCTAGGTGTTCATTATCGAGCTCCCCAGCAGCTGCATCCATACAACCAAAATAGAACTGCAGATGGATTGCCAATTCTTGCAGAGGAAG GTGCTTAA